In Carya illinoinensis cultivar Pawnee chromosome 10, C.illinoinensisPawnee_v1, whole genome shotgun sequence, one DNA window encodes the following:
- the LOC122278867 gene encoding plasma membrane-associated cation-binding protein 1-like, with translation MGYWKEKVLPKIKKVFDKTSTGNKKAAASEACQSFDESKEQINKEFEGRRTELQPKVLEIYEASSAEIKTFIKEPKEAGLKKNSVVVHKFLEELVKIEFPGSKPVSEAFSKFGPALVPGPVLFVFEKVSTFIVTEEKVDEPPPAAATTEEAGGNKEKEILVVEEEKKEEKKEEEEEKEDVEKVEEEMIEVAVEEAEKKEAAPATTEPAKGKEFAEPPKP, from the exons ATGGGTTATTGGAAAGAAAAGGTTCTTCCAAAGATCAAGAAGGTTTTCGACAAGACTAGTACTGGTAACAAGAAGGCTGCTGCTTCTGAGGCATGCCAGTCGTTCGACGAGTctaag GAGCAAATCAATAAGGAGTTTGAAGGGAGGAGGACTGAGCTTCAACCTAAAGTCCTCGAGATATACGAGGCTTCTTCAGCAGAAATCAAG ACTTTTATCAAGGAACCTAAGGAGGCAGGATTGAAGAAGAACTCTGTTGTGGTTCACAAGTTCCTAGAAGAACTCGTGAAAATCG AATTTCCAGGATCAAAACCAGTATCTGAAGCATTTTCAAAGTTTGGGCCAGCTTTGGTGCCAGGACCAGTTCTCTTTGTCTTTGAAAAGGTATCAACATTCATAGTCACAGAAGAGAAAGTTGATGAGCCACCTCCAGCAGCAGCTACAACTGAAGAAGCAGGTGGCAATAAAGAAAAGGAGATCTTAGTTgtggaagaagagaagaaagaagaaaagaaggaagaggaagaggagaaaGAGGATGTGgagaaagtagaagaagagaTGATAGAAGTggcagtggaggaggctgagaaaAAAGAAGCAGCACCAGCTACAACCGAGCCTGCCAAGGGGAAGGAATTTGCAGAGCCGCCAAAGCCATGA